Below is a window of Desulfuromonas sp. TF DNA.
CCAGCCGTCCGCGGTAATGATTCATCAGGGTATAGGAGGGGCTGGTGACGGGCTCACCGGCGGGGATCCCGAGACCGATTGCCAGCCCCTGGGTGAGGCAGGTCTTGCCCGCTCCCAGTTCTCCCGACAGCAGGACGGCCATCGGATCGGCGATGATCCCGCCGAGCAATCGTCCCAACTCCCTGGTTTCATCAGGCGAAGAGGTGGTGACGATCCACTCCCGCACGATCTACTGTCCCATGGAACGGATGATATCGAGGCGGGCAACCACTCCAACCACCTTCTTCTCTTCGACCACGGGGATCAGGTGAGCCTTTTTTTCGATCATCAGCGAGGCGATTTCGCTCACCGGGGTGTCGGGCGTGCAGGTGACCACTTCCCGAGTACATATATCCCCCACTTTCCGGGCGGTGATCTTCTCGACTTCTTCACGGAAGTTTTTTTCACTTTCCAGATAAAGAACCCAGTCGAAAATAGAGATCACGGTCGGAATATGAAGTGGCTTGTCCTGCTCCACCAGATCGGTTTCCGTGACGACCCCCTCCAGGCGGCCCGCTTCATCGAGGACGGGCATGGCGCTCACCCCCTTGGTCACAAAGAGACGGGCCAACTCTTCCACATCAGTATCGGCGGTCACCGAATGGACCGTGCGGGTCATGATATCCTTGGCTCTCAGCATAACAGTTTCCTTTCAAGTGGATCTATTGGGGCAGGGCCCAGGCCCCTGCATCATGGCCAGCTCCCTCCGGGTTGCGGGGATCTCAGCCAGCAGATCGGAGGCGATCATGCCGGCATCGCCGAGACGCTCCAGGAGGCGGTCGGCGGCACGGCCATGGAGGTACGCTCCAAGAATGGCTGCATCTCCCGGCGGCAGGCCCTGGGCAAGGAATGCTCCGATCATACCGGTGAGCACGTCGCCCATCCCGCCGGAGGCGAGTCCGGGATTTCCGCTGCCGTTGATCCGCACCCGACCGTCGGGGAGGGCGACCACCGTGCGGGCGCCCTTGAGAAGCAGGACGACCTGGTATTGACGGGCGAAGTTTCGGGCAGTGCCGATGCGGTCCGACTCGATCTCGGCCACCGTCCTGCCGGTCAGCCGCGCCATCTCCCCGGGATGGGGAGTCAGAACGGCCGCTGCACCGACCCTCTCCAGCAGAACATCAGGTCGCTCGGCGATGGAGTTCAACCCGTCGGCGTCGAGTACCAGGGGCACCGGGCAGCTTCCGACCAGTCGACGCACCAGATTCCGGACTTCTTCCGTTTGTCCCAGCCCCGGCCCCAGGGCGAGTGCATCCTTCCCCTCCAGGAGGGACTCGATGTCGCCGAGCCCCTGCAGGCTCAGGGCTCCTTCCATTCCGGGGAGGGGCGCGGTCATGGCCTCTGTGAGCTTGACCGCCAGAACATCCTGGACCGCCGCCGGGCAGCCGACGGTGACCAGACCCGAGCCTGCCCGCAGGCCGCCCTCGGCGGTCATCGCGGCGGCCCCCGTCTTGCCGATGGACCCGGCGACCACCAGGAGATGGCCGAAGGTCCCTTTATGCCCGGTCGATGAACGGATAGGCAGAAGTTCTGCGGCTGCATCCGCATCCACCAGCACATGATCGGCGCCCGCCTGTCGCAGAAGAGAGGCCGGAATCCCGATATCGACGGTCTCCAGAAGGCCGCTCATAGCCACCCCCGGGTGTACCGCGTGCCCGATCTTGGGCAGGGCGAAGGTTACCGTCAGATCGGCGCGAACCGCCCGGCCCAGGATCTCCCCGGTGGAGGCGTCGATTCCCGAGGGTATGTCCACGGCCATAACCGGCGCCGACGCATCGTTGATCCAGTCGATGGCTTCGGCACAGAGACCGCGAACCTCGGAGGCCAGCCCCGTCCCCAGGAGGGCATCGACGATCAGGGCGGCGTCACGGTCCCCTGACAGAGCCCGGGTCAACGCCTTGGAGTCGGCGGCGAAGGTCACTTCCGCCCCACTGCGGCGCAGGGCCTGCAGATGGATGCCGGCGTCTCCGCCGATCGCCTCGGCCGCGGCCGTCACCACCGTCCGGACCCGCCATCCCCGGTTGAGGAGATAACGGGCGATTACGTAGCCGTCGCCGCCGTTGTTTCCTTTGCCGGCCAGCACCAGGACGGGACCTGGATGCAGGGAGGGAAAACAGCGGCAAAGCCGGTCGGCGGCGGCGCGCCCGGCATTTTCCATCAGCACGACTCCGGGAATGCCGATTTCCTCGATGGTCCGGCGGTCGATTTCACGCATTTCCCTGGCGCTGACCAGCTTCATGACTTCTCCAGAACCACCGTCGCCACGCCGTAATCCCCGTCATGACTGTAGGAAAGATGGACCGCCGTCACTCCCCGCTCCCGGACGATTTCCGCAGCTCGGCCGGAAAGCCTCAGGGAGGGGCATCCCAGTCCGTCCTTGATCACATCCATATCCTGCCAGGAAATCCCCTGACGCAGGCCCAGTCCAAGGGCCTTGAGAAAAGCCTCCTTGGCGGCGAAGCGGACGGCCAGATAAGGGGCCGGATCCTTTTTGGCCAGAGAATACACTTTTTCACCGACGGTGAAGATCCGGTCGATGACCCCCTTCTTCTCCCGGGCGAGCAGCCGGCGGAAACGTTCGATGCGGGCGAGATCGATTCCCACCCCGGCGACGGATGACAAGCCTCAGCCTCCTCGGACCAGCGCCGCCATCTCGCGCACGGCCCGTTCCATCCCCACCAGAACGGCCCGGGACACGATGCTGTGGCCGATGTTGAATTCTTCTATTCCACCCAGAGCGACCACCTCCCTGACGTTCTGATAGTTGAGTCCGTGCCCGGCGTTGACCCCCAGACCGAGCTTGCGCCCGGCTCGGACCGCATTGTCGATTTTTTCTAGTTCTATGCGGCGAGATCCCGGGTCCCTGGCCTCGCAGTAGGCTCCGGTGTGAATCTCGATATAGTCGGCGCCCAGGCGGCGTGCGGCCTTGATCTGCTCGAGGTCGGGATCGACGAAAAGGCTGACGGTTATCCCTCCCTGCCGAAGCAGTTCGACAGGGTCCTTGAGCGAGGATCGGTAACGGATCACGTCCAGCCCACCCTCGGTGGTCAGCTCTTCACGCTTCTCGGGGACCAGGGTGACGCAGTCGGGGAGAAGCTTGAGGGCGATGCCGACCATTTCGTCGGTGGCGGCCATCTCCAGATTGAGACGGGTGCCGACCGTTCTGCGCAGAAGCTCCACGTCCCGGTCCTGAATATGGCGCCGATCTTCCCGCAGATGCACGGTGATGCCGTCGGCGCCGGCAAGCTCGGCCAGAGCGGCTGCCGTGACGGGGTCCGGCTCGGCAACACCCCGGGCCTGGCGGACGGTGGCGACGTGGTCAATATTGACTCCCAGCTTGGCCACGGCTACAGGTCCTCCTTATGCCCGCCCAGGCCCTTTTCCATGGCCATCCCGATTTCATTGGCCATTTCCGTGATCTGGTATTTATCCTGTCCCTCCAGCATGATGCGCAGCAGCGGTTCCGTTCCCGAGTAGCGGATCAGAACGCGGCCGGTATCCCCCAGCTTCTGCTCAGCTGCGGCGATGACCTTCTGCACCTCGGGGACCTCACTGATTTCCTTTCGCTCCGCCACACGAACGTTGAGCAGGACCTGGGGGAGGGCAATCATCACCTTGGCCAGTTCCGACAAGGTCTTGCCTGTGCGACGCATGATTGCCAGAACCTGTAGAGCGGAAATCATGCCGTCACCGGTGGTATTGTGATCGAGGAAGATCATGTGCCCCGACTGCTCTCCCCCCAGAGTATAGCCGTGCCGTCGCATTTCCTCCACCACGTAGCGGTCTCCGACCGCCGTTTTGACTACTTTGCCGCCGGCCTGGCGCACGGCGATATCGAGACCCATATTGCTCATGACGGTCGTCACCAGGGTGTTTTTGGCCAGCTTTTTCTTCTGGAGCAGATGGGTCGCGCAGATGGCCATGATATGGTCGCCGTCCACCTCGTTGCCGAATTCGTCGACAAAAATGACCCGGTCGGCGTCGCCGTCTAGGGCGATTCCCAGGTCGGCCCGATGCTCCTTGACCGCCTCGGACATGATCTCTGGGTGAAGGGAGCCGCAGCCGGCGTTGATGTTGGTGCCGTTGGGGGAAATTCCCAAAGGAATGATCTCGGCCCCGAGCTCTTCCAATACAGCGGGGGCCGCCTTGTAGGCCGCGCCGTTGGCGCAGTCGAGAACGATCTTGAGTCCCTTGAGGTCGAGGTCCCGGGGGAAGGAGTGCTTGAGGAAGACCACATAGCGGCCGCGGGCGTCATCGATAC
It encodes the following:
- a CDS encoding CBS domain-containing protein; translated protein: MLRAKDIMTRTVHSVTADTDVEELARLFVTKGVSAMPVLDEAGRLEGVVTETDLVEQDKPLHIPTVISIFDWVLYLESEKNFREEVEKITARKVGDICTREVVTCTPDTPVSEIASLMIEKKAHLIPVVEEKKVVGVVARLDIIRSMGQ
- a CDS encoding bifunctional ADP-dependent NAD(P)H-hydrate dehydratase/NAD(P)H-hydrate epimerase, giving the protein MKLVSAREMREIDRRTIEEIGIPGVVLMENAGRAAADRLCRCFPSLHPGPVLVLAGKGNNGGDGYVIARYLLNRGWRVRTVVTAAAEAIGGDAGIHLQALRRSGAEVTFAADSKALTRALSGDRDAALIVDALLGTGLASEVRGLCAEAIDWINDASAPVMAVDIPSGIDASTGEILGRAVRADLTVTFALPKIGHAVHPGVAMSGLLETVDIGIPASLLRQAGADHVLVDADAAAELLPIRSSTGHKGTFGHLLVVAGSIGKTGAAAMTAEGGLRAGSGLVTVGCPAAVQDVLAVKLTEAMTAPLPGMEGALSLQGLGDIESLLEGKDALALGPGLGQTEEVRNLVRRLVGSCPVPLVLDADGLNSIAERPDVLLERVGAAAVLTPHPGEMARLTGRTVAEIESDRIGTARNFARQYQVVLLLKGARTVVALPDGRVRINGSGNPGLASGGMGDVLTGMIGAFLAQGLPPGDAAILGAYLHGRAADRLLERLGDAGMIASDLLAEIPATRRELAMMQGPGPCPNRST
- a CDS encoding holo-ACP synthase, producing the protein MSSVAGVGIDLARIERFRRLLAREKKGVIDRIFTVGEKVYSLAKKDPAPYLAVRFAAKEAFLKALGLGLRQGISWQDMDVIKDGLGCPSLRLSGRAAEIVRERGVTAVHLSYSHDGDYGVATVVLEKS
- a CDS encoding pyridoxine 5'-phosphate synthase, with the translated sequence MAKLGVNIDHVATVRQARGVAEPDPVTAAALAELAGADGITVHLREDRRHIQDRDVELLRRTVGTRLNLEMAATDEMVGIALKLLPDCVTLVPEKREELTTEGGLDVIRYRSSLKDPVELLRQGGITVSLFVDPDLEQIKAARRLGADYIEIHTGAYCEARDPGSRRIELEKIDNAVRAGRKLGLGVNAGHGLNYQNVREVVALGGIEEFNIGHSIVSRAVLVGMERAVREMAALVRGG
- the glmM gene encoding phosphoglucosamine mutase is translated as MKKKLFGTDGVRGVANIYPMTTEMAMQLGRAVAYTFKGGNRRHRIVIGKDTRLSGYMIENALAAGICSMGVDVLLVGPLPTPGIAFITASMRADAGVVISASHNPYQDNGIKFFSADGFKLPDDLELKIEELIFSKKIDSLRPIASEVGKAFRIDDARGRYVVFLKHSFPRDLDLKGLKIVLDCANGAAYKAAPAVLEELGAEIIPLGISPNGTNINAGCGSLHPEIMSEAVKEHRADLGIALDGDADRVIFVDEFGNEVDGDHIMAICATHLLQKKKLAKNTLVTTVMSNMGLDIAVRQAGGKVVKTAVGDRYVVEEMRRHGYTLGGEQSGHMIFLDHNTTGDGMISALQVLAIMRRTGKTLSELAKVMIALPQVLLNVRVAERKEISEVPEVQKVIAAAEQKLGDTGRVLIRYSGTEPLLRIMLEGQDKYQITEMANEIGMAMEKGLGGHKEDL